The following coding sequences lie in one Bacteroides helcogenes P 36-108 genomic window:
- a CDS encoding DUF4248 domain-containing protein codes for MESFHIRSYGIGELAVCYCPDITAGSARRKLMQWIYLQPSLAEALRASGFSTKVRSFTPAQVRLIVEALGEP; via the coding sequence ATGGAGTCTTTTCACATACGTTCCTACGGCATAGGTGAGCTTGCCGTCTGTTATTGTCCCGACATCACGGCAGGTTCGGCCCGCCGCAAACTGATGCAGTGGATTTACCTCCAGCCTTCACTGGCAGAGGCACTTCGCGCTTCCGGATTCAGCACCAAGGTGCGCAGCTTCACGCCTGCCCAGGTGCGTCTCATTGTGGAGGCGCTGGGCGAGCCTTGA
- a CDS encoding HU family DNA-binding protein: MINYSTVMRSNPANKTAPKKAYASAQYSEVMDINKFAEHIASHGCVYKRADIVAILTMSVDCMRELMLAGQKIQLGDLGSFSVSINSIGAPTAKEFNPAIHIKKLNVNWTCGERFTTLLDSADFNLVATRLATRAIVKALKAGETTVDISKPTTTTPEGGNQPTNPGGGGGDENENPLG, from the coding sequence ATGATCAATTACAGTACAGTGATGCGAAGCAATCCGGCGAACAAGACGGCGCCCAAGAAAGCGTATGCCAGTGCGCAGTATTCTGAAGTGATGGACATCAACAAGTTTGCCGAGCATATAGCCAGTCATGGCTGTGTATATAAACGGGCGGACATCGTAGCCATCCTGACCATGTCCGTGGACTGCATGAGAGAACTGATGCTTGCCGGACAAAAGATCCAGTTGGGCGACCTCGGCAGTTTCTCTGTCAGCATCAACAGTATCGGCGCGCCTACCGCCAAGGAGTTCAACCCCGCCATCCACATCAAGAAGCTGAATGTGAACTGGACCTGCGGCGAGAGATTCACCACCCTATTAGACAGTGCCGACTTCAACCTTGTGGCCACGCGCCTGGCAACCCGTGCCATTGTGAAAGCACTGAAAGCCGGTGAAACCACCGTGGACATATCCAAGCCCACCACTACCACACCGGAAGGAGGCAACCAGCCCACTAATCCGGGCGGAGGAGGCGGTGACGAAAACGAAAACCCGTTGGGATAA
- a CDS encoding smalltalk protein, whose protein sequence is MKEKSSSSVWGIILKVVVAVATALAGVLGLNSCMKV, encoded by the coding sequence ATGAAAGAAAAATCATCTTCTTCTGTATGGGGCATTATCCTCAAAGTTGTCGTCGCAGTGGCTACTGCTCTGGCGGGTGTATTGGGCCTGAACTCATGCATGAAAGTCTGA
- a CDS encoding sugar transferase, translated as MDEDNHFIPDGMNAFERNVKRIGDCFLAMVALVIFSPLFLICYLAVKHEDGGPAIFKQERIGRFGRPFCIYKFRSMKLDAEKYGPALYAGGRDERLTKIGKFLREHHLDELPQLWNVFCGDMAFIGPRPERKYYIDQIMERDSRYRYLFQIRPGVTSYATLYNGYTDTMEKMLRRLRYDLFYLERRSWFFDAKILFMTFMNIAFGKKF; from the coding sequence ATGGACGAAGATAATCATTTTATTCCGGATGGGATGAATGCTTTTGAACGCAATGTAAAGCGTATCGGTGACTGTTTTTTGGCAATGGTCGCTCTTGTTATATTTTCGCCTTTGTTCTTGATTTGCTATTTGGCCGTGAAACATGAAGATGGAGGACCGGCCATCTTTAAGCAAGAACGTATTGGACGCTTTGGTCGCCCTTTCTGTATTTATAAATTTCGCAGCATGAAGTTGGATGCAGAGAAATATGGTCCTGCTCTTTATGCTGGCGGCAGAGATGAACGGCTGACAAAAATAGGCAAATTTCTCCGTGAGCACCATTTGGATGAACTTCCTCAATTGTGGAATGTGTTTTGTGGTGATATGGCTTTCATAGGACCGCGTCCCGAGAGAAAGTATTATATTGACCAAATAATGGAGCGTGATTCCCGTTATCGTTATTTATTTCAGATTCGTCCGGGGGTAACATCATATGCAACTCTTTATAATGGTTATACAGATACTATGGAGAAAATGCTTCGTCGTCTTCGCTATGATTTGTTTTATTTGGAACGCCGTTCTTGGTTTTTTGATGCCAAAATTCTTTTTATGACATTTATGAATATTGCTTTTGGAAAGAAGTTCTGA
- a CDS encoding UpxZ family transcription anti-terminator antagonist, with translation MSLSEEAISLQRAAHDLMYLGTDGSPVYSDELSRRNGQVYCLATALYDSISGGSTIEEQANVCLALLMGYSASFIDHGEKQDHIQEVLNRCWDVLDSLPASLLKLRLLTACYGEVFDEPLADEARAIITSWEGQPLSAEQQEAIAEFRNVVDNPYPWEYVD, from the coding sequence ATGTCTCTTTCCGAAGAAGCAATCTCCCTTCAGCGTGCTGCGCACGACCTGATGTATCTGGGTACGGACGGCAGTCCTGTTTATAGCGATGAATTGTCCCGTCGCAACGGTCAAGTGTACTGCTTGGCCACGGCTTTGTATGATTCTATTTCCGGTGGCTCTACTATCGAAGAACAGGCCAACGTCTGCCTTGCCCTTTTGATGGGTTACAGTGCCTCTTTCATAGATCATGGCGAAAAACAGGATCATATTCAGGAAGTGCTGAACCGTTGTTGGGACGTCCTCGATTCCCTTCCCGCCTCGCTGCTCAAGCTCCGTCTGCTCACGGCTTGCTATGGTGAGGTTTTTGACGAGCCTTTGGCCGACGAAGCCCGTGCCATTATCACCTCTTGGGAGGGACAGCCGCTTAGCGCCGAGCAGCAGGAAGCCATTGCCGAGTTCCGGAATGTGGTGGATAATCCCTATCCGTGGGAATACGTAGATTAG
- a CDS encoding UpxY family transcription antiterminator — protein sequence MDREKETEIWYAMRATYRREPDAMRLLEKEQIGCFVPMQYKVSLRRGRKVRALVPVVHNLLFVHALPSALKRVKSQVSYLQYITDTRSGRKIIIPDHEMQRFIAVAGTYNDHLLYFRPEDLNLSKGTKVRVTGGDFEGQEGIFLKVKGARDRRVVVQIQGVIAVAMATIHPDLIEVIG from the coding sequence ATGGATAGGGAGAAAGAAACCGAAATCTGGTACGCCATGCGTGCCACATACCGGCGGGAGCCGGATGCCATGCGCCTTCTCGAAAAGGAACAGATAGGCTGTTTCGTCCCCATGCAATACAAGGTGAGCCTGCGCAGAGGCAGGAAGGTCCGTGCCCTTGTGCCCGTTGTCCACAACCTTCTTTTTGTCCATGCCCTTCCTTCCGCATTGAAGCGTGTCAAGTCTCAGGTATCCTACCTGCAATACATCACCGATACCCGTAGCGGGCGTAAGATAATCATTCCCGACCATGAGATGCAGCGCTTCATTGCCGTTGCCGGAACTTACAACGACCATCTCCTTTATTTTCGTCCCGAAGATCTGAACCTCTCCAAAGGCACTAAGGTTCGTGTCACGGGCGGCGACTTCGAGGGTCAGGAGGGGATTTTCCTGAAAGTGAAGGGTGCTCGCGACCGCCGTGTGGTTGTTCAGATACAGGGTGTCATTGCTGTTGCGATGGCCACCATCCATCCCGATTTGATAGAAGTAATCGGCTGA
- a CDS encoding DUF3298 and DUF4163 domain-containing protein: MKKQTVSLLVLLLAASGFFFSCGNTVNKNTGALEFDSIQVNVTAHLFGDTAKPACNLVINLAYTVKSSDAKLKDSLNSIFLSACFGEKYMTMTPEEAVRKYKEKYVSDYRKDLEPMYRKDEQDKEDNAEIGAWYSYYKGIESHIRQYVKNLLSYRIDYNEYTGGAHGIYMSTFLNIDLRTLSPVRLDDLFVSDYKEALTDLLWNQLMADNKVATRQELEDMGYATTGDLEPTENFYISGEGITFYYNVYDIAPYVMGPVKITLPYEAIQHLLSDDNGILNSIKD, translated from the coding sequence ATGAAAAAGCAAACTGTCAGCCTACTTGTCCTTCTGCTTGCGGCAAGCGGCTTTTTCTTTTCTTGCGGTAACACCGTGAACAAAAACACGGGAGCGCTGGAGTTCGACAGCATACAGGTGAATGTGACAGCCCACCTCTTTGGTGACACAGCCAAACCCGCATGCAATCTTGTTATCAACTTGGCATATACCGTGAAGTCATCGGATGCTAAACTGAAAGATAGCCTGAACTCCATCTTCCTATCCGCCTGCTTCGGCGAAAAGTATATGACAATGACACCCGAAGAGGCTGTCAGGAAATATAAAGAAAAATACGTCAGCGATTATCGGAAAGACCTGGAACCCATGTACCGGAAGGATGAACAGGACAAAGAGGACAATGCAGAGATAGGAGCCTGGTACTCTTATTATAAAGGTATAGAAAGCCACATCAGACAATATGTGAAGAACCTGCTGTCCTACCGAATCGACTATAACGAATATACAGGTGGAGCGCATGGCATATATATGTCCACTTTCCTTAACATAGACCTGCGTACATTAAGCCCTGTCCGGCTGGATGATCTGTTTGTAAGCGACTATAAAGAAGCACTTACCGATTTACTATGGAATCAGTTGATGGCGGACAACAAAGTAGCTACCCGTCAGGAACTGGAAGACATGGGATATGCTACTACCGGCGATCTGGAACCGACAGAGAACTTCTACATCAGCGGGGAGGGCATCACGTTTTACTATAATGTATATGACATTGCCCCTTATGTGATGGGACCTGTGAAAATCACTCTGCCGTATGAAGCCATACAACATCTGCTGAGCGACGACAACGGAATCCTCAACTCAATTAAAGACTAA
- the rsmG gene encoding 16S rRNA (guanine(527)-N(7))-methyltransferase RsmG yields MELILKYFPVLTEEQKKQYAALYDLYLDWNSKINVISRKDIDNLYEHHVLHSLGIAQVIRFKPGTRIMDLGTGGGFPGIPLAILFPEVQFHLIDSIGKKIRVAEEVAGSIGLKNTTFRHARAEEEKQTFDFVVSRAVMPLSDLMKIIRKNISPKQQNALPNGLICLKGGELAHEAMPLKNKTTMWDMKEFFEEDFFRTKKVVHVSNY; encoded by the coding sequence ATGGAACTTATTTTAAAGTACTTCCCGGTTCTGACGGAAGAACAGAAAAAGCAATATGCCGCACTATATGACCTCTATCTGGACTGGAACTCTAAAATAAATGTGATTTCACGCAAAGATATCGACAACTTGTACGAGCACCATGTACTCCATTCATTGGGAATTGCCCAAGTGATCCGCTTCAAACCGGGAACAAGGATCATGGACCTCGGCACGGGAGGCGGCTTTCCGGGCATTCCACTCGCCATCCTCTTTCCCGAAGTACAATTCCACCTCATTGACAGCATCGGCAAAAAGATACGTGTGGCTGAAGAAGTTGCCGGAAGCATCGGCCTGAAGAACACCACCTTCAGACATGCGAGAGCCGAAGAAGAAAAACAGACATTCGACTTCGTTGTGAGCCGCGCCGTGATGCCCCTGAGCGATTTAATGAAAATAATACGCAAAAACATATCGCCCAAGCAACAGAACGCATTGCCTAACGGATTGATCTGCCTGAAAGGCGGCGAACTGGCACATGAAGCAATGCCGTTGAAAAACAAAACTACAATGTGGGACATGAAGGAGTTCTTTGAAGAAGATTTTTTCCGGACAAAGAAGGTGGTACACGTCAGCAATTACTAA
- a CDS encoding MBL fold metallo-hydrolase has product MKIKRFEFNMFPENCYVLWDETNEAVVIDPGCFYEEEKQALKNFITNNGLNIKHLLNTHLHLDHIFGNPFMLKEFGLKAEANQADEFWIDEAPKQSRMFGFQLQEPPVPLGNYLHDGDIITFGNTKLEAIHVPGHSPGSLVYYCAADHCMFSGDVLFQGSIGRADLAGGNFDELIEHICSRLFVLPNETVVYPGHGAPTTIGIEKAENPFFR; this is encoded by the coding sequence ATGAAGATAAAGAGATTTGAATTTAACATGTTTCCGGAGAACTGTTATGTACTTTGGGACGAAACAAACGAAGCGGTAGTCATCGATCCAGGCTGTTTCTATGAGGAAGAAAAGCAAGCGCTGAAAAATTTTATCACCAACAACGGGCTGAACATAAAACATCTGTTGAATACACACCTGCATCTGGACCATATTTTCGGCAATCCGTTCATGCTGAAAGAATTCGGATTGAAAGCGGAAGCCAACCAGGCGGATGAGTTCTGGATTGACGAAGCACCGAAACAGAGCCGCATGTTCGGTTTCCAGTTACAGGAACCTCCCGTACCATTGGGAAACTATCTGCATGATGGCGACATCATCACTTTCGGCAACACAAAACTGGAGGCCATCCATGTGCCGGGGCATTCGCCGGGAAGTCTGGTATATTATTGCGCCGCAGATCACTGCATGTTCTCCGGAGACGTACTGTTTCAAGGAAGCATAGGCCGCGCCGACCTTGCCGGAGGAAACTTTGACGAACTGATAGAACATATTTGCAGCCGCCTTTTCGTGCTGCCCAATGAAACGGTTGTCTATCCGGGCCACGGAGCGCCGACTACCATAGGTATTGAAAAAGCGGAAAATCCGTTTTTCAGGTAA
- the gcvP gene encoding aminomethyl-transferring glycine dehydrogenase, whose protein sequence is MRNDLLANRHIGINEKEEARMLRKIGVGSLEELIDKTIPANIRLKKPLALPEAMTEYEFGQHIAELAAKNKLYTTYIGMGWYNTITPAVIQRNVFENPVWYTSYTPYQTEVSQGRLEALMNFQTAVCDLTGMPLANCSLLDEATAAAEAVTMMYALRPRDMQKSGANVVFVDEGIFPQTLAVMTTRAIPQGIELRTGKYAEMELTPDIFACVLQYPNANGNVEDYGTFVEKAHAANCKVAVAADILSLALLTPPGEWGADIVFGTTQRLGTPMFYGGPSAAYFATRDEYKRNMPGRIIGWSKDKYGKTCYRMALQTREQHIKREKATSNICTAQALLATMAGFYAVYHGPEGIRNIAERIHSIATYLEKSINELGYRQANTQYFGTLRFELPDTISAQQIRTIALSKEVNLRYFKNGDVGMSIDETTDIAAVNVLISIFAIAAGKDYSKTNEIPETCTIPQSLQRRSTYLTHEVFNKYHTETEMMRYIKRLDRKDISLTHSMISLGSCTMKLNAAAEMLPLSRPEFMNMHPLVPEDQAEGYRELIHNLSEELKIITGFAGVSLQPNSGAAGEYTGLRVIRAYQESIGQGHRNKILIPASAHGTNPASAIQAGFITVTCACDEHGNVDMSDLRAKAEENKEYLAALMITYPSTHGIFETEIVEICHIIHACGAQVYMDGANMNAQVGLTNPGFIGADVCHLNLHKTFASPHGGGGPGVGPICVAEHLVPFLPGHELFGNTANEVAAAPFGSAGILPITYGYIRMMGTEGLTRATKIAILNANYLAAYFNETYGIVYRGANGFVGHEMILECRKVHEETGISENDIAKRLMDYGYHAPTLSFPVHGTLMIEPTESESLAELDNFITVMLTIWKEIQEVKEGKADKEDNVLVNAPHPEYEVVSDKWNHCYSREKAAYPTESVRENKFWINVARVDNTLGDRKLLPTCYGCFD, encoded by the coding sequence ATGAGAAACGATCTTTTGGCAAATCGCCACATTGGCATCAATGAAAAAGAAGAGGCGCGGATGCTCCGCAAAATCGGAGTGGGAAGTCTGGAAGAACTGATAGACAAAACCATTCCGGCCAATATCCGCCTGAAAAAGCCATTGGCTTTACCCGAAGCCATGACGGAATATGAATTCGGGCAGCATATCGCTGAATTGGCAGCCAAGAATAAGCTTTACACCACTTATATCGGCATGGGATGGTACAATACCATCACTCCTGCCGTGATTCAGCGAAATGTATTCGAAAATCCCGTATGGTACACTTCATACACCCCTTACCAAACGGAAGTTTCGCAAGGACGCCTGGAAGCTCTGATGAATTTCCAGACCGCTGTATGTGACCTCACCGGTATGCCTCTGGCCAATTGCTCTTTACTGGACGAAGCCACCGCAGCCGCCGAAGCCGTAACGATGATGTATGCCCTGCGCCCGCGCGACATGCAGAAATCAGGGGCAAACGTAGTATTCGTGGATGAAGGCATCTTCCCGCAGACTCTGGCTGTGATGACTACCCGCGCCATCCCGCAGGGTATCGAACTGCGCACAGGCAAATACGCTGAAATGGAACTGACACCGGACATCTTTGCCTGCGTGCTGCAATACCCCAATGCCAACGGAAATGTAGAAGATTACGGCACATTCGTGGAGAAAGCCCATGCTGCCAATTGCAAGGTGGCCGTGGCCGCCGACATATTGAGCCTCGCATTGCTCACCCCTCCGGGAGAATGGGGAGCAGATATCGTTTTCGGAACCACCCAACGGCTGGGCACACCCATGTTTTACGGCGGTCCGTCGGCAGCGTACTTTGCCACGCGTGACGAATACAAGCGGAACATGCCGGGACGTATTATCGGATGGTCCAAAGACAAATACGGAAAAACATGTTACCGGATGGCCCTGCAGACCCGTGAACAGCACATCAAGCGTGAAAAGGCAACATCCAACATCTGCACAGCACAGGCGCTGCTGGCTACGATGGCAGGCTTCTATGCCGTATATCACGGTCCCGAAGGCATCCGGAACATCGCCGAACGCATCCACAGCATTGCCACATATCTGGAAAAAAGCATCAATGAATTAGGCTACAGGCAGGCCAATACACAATACTTCGGCACTCTGCGTTTTGAGTTGCCCGACACCATATCCGCACAGCAGATCCGTACCATTGCTCTGAGCAAGGAAGTAAACCTGCGCTACTTCAAAAATGGTGACGTAGGCATGAGCATTGATGAAACAACAGATATAGCCGCAGTAAACGTACTGATATCGATTTTTGCCATCGCCGCCGGAAAAGATTATTCCAAAACAAATGAGATACCGGAAACCTGCACCATCCCGCAATCGCTGCAACGCCGTAGTACATACCTGACGCATGAGGTGTTCAACAAATATCATACGGAGACTGAAATGATGCGCTACATCAAACGTCTGGATCGCAAAGACATTTCACTGACACACTCCATGATCTCACTTGGATCGTGCACCATGAAACTGAATGCGGCAGCCGAAATGCTGCCACTCAGCCGTCCCGAATTCATGAATATGCATCCGCTTGTTCCCGAAGATCAGGCGGAAGGTTATCGTGAACTGATACACAATCTGAGCGAAGAACTGAAAATCATAACAGGCTTTGCCGGCGTCAGCTTGCAGCCCAACTCCGGAGCAGCAGGAGAATACACAGGGCTTCGTGTAATCCGTGCCTATCAAGAAAGCATCGGCCAAGGCCACCGCAACAAAATACTGATACCGGCTTCGGCACACGGAACCAATCCCGCTTCGGCCATCCAGGCAGGATTTATCACCGTCACCTGTGCCTGTGACGAACATGGCAATGTGGATATGAGCGATTTGCGGGCCAAAGCCGAAGAGAACAAAGAGTACCTTGCCGCACTGATGATCACTTATCCCTCCACACACGGCATTTTTGAGACAGAAATCGTGGAGATCTGCCACATCATCCATGCCTGCGGCGCACAGGTATATATGGACGGCGCAAATATGAACGCACAGGTAGGACTGACCAATCCCGGATTTATCGGTGCGGACGTCTGCCACCTGAACCTGCACAAAACCTTTGCCTCTCCCCACGGTGGCGGGGGACCGGGTGTAGGCCCCATCTGCGTGGCCGAACATCTGGTTCCGTTCCTTCCGGGACACGAATTGTTCGGAAATACCGCCAACGAAGTGGCGGCAGCCCCTTTCGGCAGTGCAGGTATCTTGCCCATAACCTACGGTTACATCCGCATGATGGGAACGGAGGGACTGACACGCGCCACCAAGATCGCCATACTGAACGCCAACTATCTGGCGGCATACTTCAACGAAACCTATGGCATTGTTTACCGTGGAGCGAACGGATTTGTAGGGCACGAAATGATTTTGGAATGCCGCAAGGTACATGAAGAAACAGGAATCAGTGAAAATGACATAGCCAAACGTCTGATGGACTACGGATACCATGCTCCCACCCTTTCTTTCCCCGTGCACGGCACTCTGATGATAGAACCTACGGAGAGTGAAAGCCTCGCCGAACTGGATAACTTCATCACCGTGATGCTGACCATCTGGAAGGAAATTCAGGAAGTGAAAGAAGGAAAGGCAGACAAGGAAGACAATGTACTGGTAAATGCTCCCCATCCCGAATATGAGGTGGTATCAGATAAATGGAATCATTGTTATTCGCGTGAAAAGGCTGCTTATCCGACAGAGAGCGTACGTGAAAATAAATTCTGGATAAACGTAGCCCGCGTGGACAATACATTGGGTGACCGCAAGCTACTGCCGACGTGCTACGGATGCTTTGACTAA
- the trhA gene encoding PAQR family membrane homeostasis protein TrhA, producing MSTTQRRKRNGLFYSKGEETVNSLSHGIGIAMAVVAGVFFLVKCYQAQNEWAILGMWLYLFGMGGSYLSSTLYHSLKHHNPWKRRLRHWDHAAIYWHIAGSYSPITLIALRNEGLWGWGLFCFVWLCAIAGTVISFRKMKEHSYLETVCYILMGLSVLVVFKPLFAVAEVSVYWIIAEGICYITGAVFYSIRRARYMHSVFHFFVLGGSACHLMAVWNILVKML from the coding sequence ATGAGTACAACGCAGAGAAGAAAAAGAAACGGCCTCTTTTACAGTAAAGGCGAAGAAACCGTCAATAGCCTATCTCACGGCATAGGCATTGCAATGGCTGTTGTTGCAGGAGTTTTTTTTCTGGTGAAATGCTATCAGGCACAGAATGAGTGGGCTATACTCGGCATGTGGCTTTATCTCTTCGGCATGGGCGGCTCCTATCTTTCTTCCACCCTTTATCACTCCCTGAAACACCACAACCCGTGGAAAAGGCGGTTGCGGCACTGGGATCATGCGGCTATCTACTGGCATATTGCCGGAAGCTACTCCCCCATTACGCTGATTGCCCTGCGGAATGAAGGACTTTGGGGCTGGGGGCTGTTCTGTTTTGTCTGGCTATGCGCCATTGCAGGAACTGTCATCAGCTTCCGCAAGATGAAGGAACACAGTTATCTTGAAACGGTATGCTACATCTTGATGGGACTGTCAGTGCTGGTTGTATTCAAACCTCTGTTTGCCGTTGCCGAGGTATCTGTATATTGGATCATCGCCGAGGGAATATGCTACATCACCGGAGCCGTCTTCTATTCCATACGACGGGCAAGATATATGCACTCGGTTTTTCACTTTTTTGTTCTTGGCGGGTCGGCATGCCACCTCATGGCAGTATGGAACATCTTGGTGAAAATGCTGTGA
- a CDS encoding HpaII family restriction endonuclease, whose translation MAFEATKRELGELYTFFRLLADGKVSMGTSEARKDETKYWLIALIQREEHDGTRRYYIEEEGVRIVGGTLEKDGAFTASDKEPQLIPRRDFSDAAEIVLHLLKNVPGEEIEISEGLEAFLDAINIYDLEAKTGDRTDFSIAFWHSDAPLTGFNVRCRLSPMNPLLDGGRTANLKLEQSGVKFAVPTVNKVNALPESPAEVAERMLMIERLGGVLKYSDVADRVFRCNLLMIDLHFPRMLAEMVRIMHLDGITRVSELTARVKEMNVLKIKDELINKHGFYEFKMKQFLLALALGMRPAKIYNGTDSAVEGILFTDADGGVLCYHRSQYRVFADFLYQNSRFEKSSVDKDKYGFLERENGVYYFKLNVKIGLTKR comes from the coding sequence ATGGCATTTGAAGCTACCAAACGCGAGTTGGGTGAACTCTATACATTTTTCCGTCTGCTGGCAGATGGCAAAGTGTCTATGGGTACTTCCGAGGCTCGTAAAGATGAAACCAAGTATTGGCTCATTGCGCTGATACAAAGAGAAGAACATGACGGTACTCGCCGTTATTACATAGAAGAGGAAGGAGTGCGCATAGTAGGTGGTACTTTGGAGAAAGACGGAGCGTTTACAGCGTCGGATAAAGAACCGCAACTTATTCCCCGCCGTGATTTCAGTGATGCGGCAGAAATCGTATTACACCTGTTGAAGAACGTTCCCGGTGAAGAAATCGAAATATCCGAAGGACTGGAGGCTTTTTTAGACGCGATTAATATCTATGACTTGGAAGCAAAGACCGGAGATCGTACTGACTTTTCCATTGCTTTTTGGCATTCCGACGCTCCTTTGACGGGCTTCAACGTCCGGTGTCGGCTCAGTCCTATGAACCCTTTGCTGGACGGTGGTCGTACAGCCAATCTTAAATTGGAACAAAGCGGAGTAAAGTTTGCCGTACCTACTGTCAATAAGGTGAATGCCCTGCCGGAGTCTCCCGCTGAAGTTGCCGAGCGCATGCTGATGATTGAACGCCTCGGAGGTGTCTTGAAATATTCAGACGTGGCCGACCGGGTTTTTCGCTGTAACCTGCTGATGATAGACCTTCACTTTCCCCGTATGCTGGCAGAGATGGTGCGTATCATGCATTTAGATGGCATTACACGTGTCAGTGAATTGACGGCACGCGTCAAAGAAATGAATGTCCTGAAAATAAAGGATGAACTGATAAACAAACATGGCTTCTATGAATTTAAAATGAAGCAGTTCCTTCTGGCGCTTGCTTTGGGCATGCGTCCGGCAAAGATTTATAACGGTACAGATTCGGCCGTGGAGGGGATTTTATTTACAGATGCCGACGGAGGGGTTCTTTGTTATCATCGCTCCCAATACCGGGTATTTGCCGATTTCCTCTATCAGAACAGCCGTTTCGAGAAAAGTTCCGTTGATAAGGATAAATACGGTTTTCTGGAACGTGAGAATGGAGTCTATTATTTTAAGCTGAATGTAAAGATAGGGTTGACAAAGAGATAG
- a CDS encoding IMPACT family protein: MSEDTYKTIATASEGVYTEKRSKFIAIALPVCTAEEIKGHLETYQKKYYDARHVCYAYMLGHERKDFRANDNGEPSGTAGKPILGQINSNELTDILIVVVRYFGGIKLGTSGLIVAYKAAAAEAIAAAEIIEKTVDETVTVLFEYPFMNDVMRIVKEEEPEMLGQTYDMDCCMTLRIRRSMMSKLRARLEKVETLRFEEVE, from the coding sequence ATGAGCGAAGATACCTATAAAACAATTGCAACAGCTTCCGAGGGCGTTTATACAGAAAAGCGTAGTAAGTTTATTGCTATTGCCTTGCCGGTGTGTACAGCAGAAGAAATAAAGGGGCATCTGGAAACTTATCAAAAGAAGTATTACGATGCCCGCCACGTATGCTATGCTTATATGTTGGGACATGAGCGAAAAGATTTTCGTGCCAATGATAACGGTGAGCCGTCCGGTACGGCGGGCAAGCCTATTCTGGGACAAATCAATTCCAATGAGCTGACGGATATTTTGATTGTCGTGGTCCGTTATTTCGGAGGTATCAAGTTGGGTACAAGCGGACTGATTGTTGCCTACAAGGCTGCCGCTGCCGAGGCCATAGCCGCCGCTGAAATCATAGAGAAAACTGTTGATGAAACAGTTACCGTTCTTTTTGAGTACCCGTTTATGAACGATGTAATGCGCATTGTGAAGGAGGAGGAACCGGAGATGCTGGGGCAGACGTATGATATGGACTGTTGTATGACACTCCGCATCCGTCGCTCTATGATGTCGAAGCTACGGGCGCGGTTGGAAAAAGTAGAGACTTTGCGTTTTGAGGAGGTTGAATGA